Below is a window of Perca fluviatilis chromosome 14, GENO_Pfluv_1.0, whole genome shotgun sequence DNA.
CCGAAGATACCTGTAGAAACGTTTTATTCCAACAACGTTCTGACACAGCTTTGAATAAGTCCTTGAATCTTTCTTGGAGAGTGTTCGGGTGGATCACATTTAAAGTGCTACCTCTATTTATTGCAACATAGTATAGCAATTAAATTCATATTCATTCTTTAGGCCGCTGGACCTCTTTCTATCATAGCATCAACACAACTTTCCAACAGACacatttcagtttattttatttcaaacaaGGAGTCTAGAGCAGTGATACTCAGCTGACCATTTTACAattcacaataaaaaataactgaatTTACAATgggatttattcattttttactttgtactgccaatgtgcaaaaaaaacaaagcatgaaAATAGGGTGTTGGCATGCTAGCATTTGTTAATTAGCACTAAATCCAAAGAATGgctaaggctgatgggaatgtcattagttttacaGGCATTTCATCATAAACCAAAGACTTGGACTGAATGAAAATTATGTCAAATGATGGACAGATATTTTTCTCATtgaaccacaaatgtcaacctcatggtggggCTAGAAGAAAAGTCAGGGGCCCACCAAAGTCGGTAGGATTTATCTGTATTCGAACTACAGCGGACATTGTTAAAAATTAAGACTTATTTTCTGTCTTGAATTGTTGACGTTTTTACTGTCATTGATACTCTTTGATACATATTTTACCAGACCGTCCTAACACAGGAAACAGACgtacactgtaaacccagatttagcTGTAATTTAACTTTTTCGTGGTCACTACTTATTCTATTATGTTTTGTTCAAAAccatattcattactaaatcacattagcagtttgtaataatcagcttaagtatgcagtgcacagatcatattaagcagagataagtaaggatgttaagtttctgtatggggggggggttcaTTTGAACTCTTCTGCGCTGAAGTGATGCAAAGGCTCATGTTCTGAACGGTTTCTgtcctagttaaagtgtgttttaatattgttctggtaatgttttgggtgtttattcatgttatctgggttttagttttgtatgattgatttagtgttcatgtttatctacATTTATTGTCCATGACCAAGACCTGGGTGGAGACTGATGGGGTCTGGGCAGTGAAAGTGTTCAGTGGCATATACACAGATTGCATTCTAGTAACTCTGTTTCCTGAGTGAAAAATTCCATGCAATATAATACATTGGAAAAATACAATGTTGTATGTGTACTGTTTTCCTTTATAATTTGTTGGAAAAAATTTATTGAATACATTGTTCTTAAAGTCAtactgatataaaaaaaattaaatatgttGGTGGACAAATTATTTCTTTAGTAGTGATTAGGGATGGCCGATACCAAATTTTCTCAATTCGATATGATACCGCTACTTTTTGTTACAATTTCATAGATTCCGGTACCAATACTGATAGTGATCATTTCTTAAATGGgtatgtgatttttttattttttttaaataatggtcTTTTAGAAAAAGAGGTGATTACACATACTGGccatgaatacatttaaataaaaatgtgtatgtTAAACAATAGTACAGTATTATGGAGAATACtgattaaataataatacaataataaatataacaaatatgaataaaataaaataaaaacacacatttgcacTTTCTTTaagatttctttattttcttatgGGGTGTGTTGTTTTATGATGTAtatcaacaaaagaaaaaaatagcatCACACCACTCTACGTTTTCTTTCTGCCATtctccacctttttttttctccgcctCTCGTTTTCCGCTGTTGTTTTTCGCTTCTCTTTTCTTCAccattctttccctctctctcacatgTTTGATGCAGAAGTGGGCAGGTCGCGTCTGCACAGTGTGCACTAGGTTCCGGCCCACATATTTCCCCAGTCATTGTGGCAAGGGCTTCAAGTTTATTATTATATGATAACAGTTCCAGCTGCTCACATGTGTTCCACACTTCTACTTGTAATTACTGAAAAGGTAATAACTGAATATTTTGTATGAAGTTTCCTGTAGACTGTACAATACAGTGGTTTCACAATATTACTTTATCTTGATCCCACAAGTCATGTGTTTTTGGCACAAACATTATACAAAAGCGTTGAAAACGTAAATGATGCAGCTACCTACCACAGTATTGATCCACCCATCCCTAGTAGTAATAAGTTGCCTAATATATTCTTTGAATGTTTAAAGCTagagtgcgtagtttctgtcgcccccatgaggacttctaagtaatgacaacaaaactgtcagcttgtccacatgatacaagccttacatGATCgagcaccacccccacccctcctccacgtaGTTGAtggtagccaaggaggacacagaggattaaaaaaaacatgatggactcttcagaagaggtcattatcttcacttgagtttctgtgtaggaaagtcaccggacaacacaatcttctgaacatagccatactgagaaatacagagagagttgtgtggagctgatagtcttaattagctttgtagcaactcatttggcaatggcttgaatgtaacagacgttcattaatatcaaaaagttaccaGTACGCACAAAAGCTTTAAgttaacatgcttattttagacaacaaTTTGTTTATTGATGATTTTTAGTATGATTAATGTAAACTTGATTTATCTACTGCATCAACTCACcgctctgtgttaatacaacttgacctgtcaagtttcaccttgtgtaaaaacttaaacggtttaaggcaacgggtttctatgcaaatttctagtaaagtcaactaatttgggataacagatacttttttttttttttacaatttggcACATCTGCATCATGGCTCAAAATTCTACTTATTCATTTgtacaaaagaaaacaatatatagacTATATCAGTACTACTGTACTTACCAGTATGTTCATTGTAGGCATTGCCAATGTTTGTTATCACCGTTTTGTAGATTAaagttgtgtctgtgttgaaGGGTCCAATGGGTTTTCCACTCCCACCTATTGCTGCACTAAATGCTACCTTAGTTGTTTCTGTGTCAAACAAAACATTGTAATCACGTTATTTTGTAAATGTATTTccatactttttttatttaatttattccaTCACACATAAGAAATATCCACTGATGTATTTTATGAATCAGAGCAAATGTTTTACTTTACCTTTTTTCTTCGGTTCAAGAATCTGGTTTTCACTGTCCTTCAATCTGGTTTCCATAACTCCCAGTTTTTCTCTCAGGGCACCAAACTCTTTCAGGAGATCACATGTGTCACATGACTGTGTTCCACTAGTTTTTTCTATTTCAGGAGTATCATCTTGGACCAAAATCAGGCATATAGAAACAAACAGCAAAATGGTAGACTTCATCTTCCAAGTTGATTTAACTTCGCTCTGTCGCCTAAACTCTGACTGATATGATCTCTCTGGCTgcttttgtattgtttaaaGATGACCTGCTAATTTCTGACACCCCCTTGAAAAAAAAGGCTTATTATGCAATGAGAAAATGGTATTACCAACATTTACTGGCACTCAGTTAACCTTTGATATCCTagagtaaacacacacattgctcagctttttttatttatcttttagtAACTTCACAAAGATTCATGTGTTTAGTTGGTATTGTAGCAAATCAACCTAGAAATTAAGTTAGAGGAAATCATTTGAATTAAAGATATTAAAATTTATTATAGAATATAGAAAACCCCTCTCTTCCCAGTGAGCTCCCTACTTAAAGGAGCCCCAGTCTCTAGTGAATGTCTCTACATTGTGGGTCACCACAAACCACTATTTAATTCTCACTTCTGGTTTGAAGAGGCCTTTATCACAACTTTATCTCTGTGTGGGTTACTTATCTCACATTGGATATAAACAGTGCAGAGATTACTGATATGATCCATAGCACGCagctttatttattaaacagtttCACAAGATACACACATTCATTTAcattaatacatttataaaaaaggaATTAGTGAATGTAATTGTTTATTCCATTTTCCAGTCAAagcacaataaaacaacaagcttcATAATATAAATCATGAATTATATATTTCTATGAGGGTTTTGCCCTTGCTCTTTGCTTTTGTCAGGTTTTGGTTACATTCCAACAGAGATTGAGATAAGTGTAGAGATATCTGCTTAAAGTCCATTTGCACAATAAAGCGTTCATCCTTGTGACACAAAGGGCCAAAGTAGTACATTTAACAGTGCAGACTTATATTCAGaagatttttttctgtgaatTTACAATAGGACAAACATCCTTCTCTGTTAACTGACTGCTTGGATTTGTAAAGATATAGATGTATGAGTATTGATTCCTTATCCCAAGAAAGTGGTGACTTATTGGCCTGCTGTATGCTCCTCAGGTAAAACCAAGCACTGGTTGTGCTTGTAGAGAAACAACTTTGTACTACCGTGACTGATGgaagataaaataataaacgCCTGCAGGTTTAGTAAAGATACCTGTGGGGGAACAAAAAGGTGTTGTACACATTTTATAGTAGTCTTTATAatagtcttcttttttttcaaatgacaaTGAAATCGACAGTACACCTTTGAATCCCAACACATTTTAGAGGGCTGAATTTTCTCTAGACCATCTATGATCTGAGTCCACACCTTCTGTCAGCATCCTATTTATTCTACATTTGCTTGtttccaattttctttttttaagattagtttttaggcattttaggactttatttggataggacagcttagatttgaaaggggagatagaaggggaatgacatgcagcaaatggccacaggtcggaatcgaacccgcggccgctgcgtcaaggagtaaacctctatatatgggcgcctgcttgTTTCCAATTTACGTTTTTCTTTTATACCAATTGAAAGGCTCAAACCTTACACTCTGAGACACATTTTAAGGCTGTAGTGTTCCTTCAAGTGGAAATAACCGACACGTCTTGCATATAATTTTACACCCAATTTCCCAAATTCATCCTGACATATTTGGCATCTTAGGAACCATAGGGTGTCAACCAAGATTTTAAATAAAGTTCTGTTGATTTGAACAATTATTGAATACACATTATGAGTTCATAATGACTGACCGACCAGCAGGCCACTGCTTGTTAAAGGCTCAATTGAGTATCGCCAGGTCACATGTTTTTATCCTCAAGCAGTGAGACTAGATTAGTTTAatttattagtttataatgTCGTGGACAGTCCCCTTTAATTAACTATACAGTAAAAGGAGCAGCTTTAGCCTCAACGGCTCATTTCCAGCTGTAGTCCCCGGCCAGCTGACAATAAGCATCCTAAAATACAATGGTTACCATAATAAAATGAGTTACATTACATCTATAATAACAGCAGGCCTACACAAAAAGGGTTAAAACATACAAAGAAGTGGCACTAATGACACTTTCTGTggatttctttcattttattttatgatgtttttatctctctttttctgtgatGGCTGCAATCATTTTTAGGTTGCTACAACATATGAGATTGTACTACTTATTCAGGTCATTTTATTATGTtgtatttaaattatatttatatatttctagtTTTTTTGAGAATATTTATAAGAATATTGCATTTTGTCTAtactttgtacttttaaatgCACAGGACAATAAACTTGAAACTTGAACTTGGTCTGGAATCGCACTGATCAATACTCATATAATGTCAAAGTGTTGGAGACACATATAGGCCATTGATCACTGAGAtgttgcaaaaataaataaatgaactccCAGGAATTGTGGTGTTCAGAATTATTTCATGGTATTATGGAGCGCTTTGAGATACAGGATTTTATTAAGGTGGTAAACAAACTCAAAAACAAACTTGTTTCAATGCTTGAGCCTTTTAATTATGCATGATACAAGAAAGACAAATCACTGAAGAATAGACTTAATAGGCATAAAGCATCCTTTCCATAACCATTCAATCTGCTCTTTAAAGCACAAGGCCCTAAGAAACAGCTCCTGTTTATGTCACTTGTCACTTCTTTCCTTGAGTAGCGTTACAGCGATAGCTAAGAAATATTTGATTAGAGAGTTAAAGCCTTTAGGTTATGGATGAGACTGAAGACACAAATACAAACGAGTGCACAAacatggacacaaacacacatcttcCAAGGTTTGCACATCATGGTAAGTACTTCATGCCTCTGTGTTGGTCCAGGAATCATCCTTGTTTCTTGACACAGACAAATCCTTTCCCAACATGGCAGTTTTCGTCGTCCCAGCACTTATGAGCTGTGAGTACCAAAGACACAGGAGTCAGTCAGCATGACACAAACCAACACCTGACACTGAAACAAAACCTAAAACTATGCAGACAAcaggcagaaaaaaaacgttAGCTGTTGTCCGTACATTGAGAGACCACACATTTCTAGATTAATaactttaatgttcaaaatatATAGTATCAATGTTTAATAAATTATGCAATTCTGTCCATTGCTAATAGTTAAATGATTTGATAAACCCACATTTGACCATAAAAGTCTATCAATcatcaaatgtattattttcaaAGCAATCACTGGCCTGTCTGCCACTTATTTCCAAATGTTGATATTTAACAatctttttttacaaaatgtctcaaatcacaCTCTTACATTATGCTTTAAAggtaaacattgtatttttatttacctGTCCAATTGATTTGTAGACAGTGCTGACTGCCTCTAAGGTTATTAGGCTCTCCTCCACACCAGTTGACATAGTTGAAAGGTGTACCGTCAGCCCAGAACCAAAAACCCTCCTTTAGAAGACAAAATGGTTTTAGAACATTGTATGAGTGATGGAAAAAAACTTAAAGTTGAATATCTCTGGGACCTCAACACAGAGGTCGTGGGTTGGAATCCGACCTGCAGcaggtttcctgcatgtcttccatCTCTCTATCTC
It encodes the following:
- the LOC120573444 gene encoding cerebellin-2-like, whose amino-acid sequence is MKSTILLFVSICLILVQDDTPEIEKTSGTQSCDTCDLLKEFGALREKLGVMETRLKDSENQILEPKKKETTKVAFSAAIGGSGKPIGPFNTDTTLIYKTVITNIGNAYNEHTGIFGAPVKGIYYFTFHYHAGGGHPVSLVLIKNSQSVVTAYDHQTLNDGADNGGNAVFSCSKGTRCLYA